The proteins below are encoded in one region of Hordeum vulgare subsp. vulgare chromosome 3H, MorexV3_pseudomolecules_assembly, whole genome shotgun sequence:
- the LOC123445677 gene encoding DEAD-box ATP-dependent RNA helicase 58, chloroplastic: protein MAAAASTATLSVRARPLPSTLSSSPRAASLAPFASRPRPRPLRTTAAATLREVCSGRVPDHVLQRAEDVGYVSPTEVQEQSLPVLLSGQDCILHAQTGSGKTLAYLLAVFAAIDVGRSSVQALVIVPTRELGIQVTKVARLLAAKTCNVMALLDGGMLTRQKSWLKAEPPAIIVATVASLCQMVEKRAFSLGSIKILVIDEVDFIFGSTKQVNSLRKILNSYTAASSRQTIFASASIPQHNRFVHDCVQHKWTKSDVVHVHVNPVQPMPSHLHHTYVICSKKERLHVLLSLLERDAPKSVIIFVAQQSEKSKRAGNPPSSTLVVEFLRTEYKGTLEVLVLEEDMNFNARATSFTEVKGKGFLLVSTDIASRGFDLPQTSHIYNFDLPKTATDYLHRAGRTGREPFSKSECSVTTLITEEEHFVLQRFQNELKFHSQRLPLESMFTFNL from the exons ATGGCAGCGGCGGCGTCCACGGCGACGCTCTCCGTCCGCGCCCGTCCGCTCCCCAGCACCCTAAGCTCCAGCCCCCGCGCCGCTAGCCTGGCCCCATTCGCGTCACGCCCACGCCCCCGCCCGCTTCGCACCACCGCGGCCGCCACCCTCCGGGAGGTCTGCTCCGGCCGCGTCCCCGACCACGTCCTCCAGAG GGCTGAGGATGTTGGGTACGTCTCACCCACCGAGGTGCAGGAGCAGTCCCTGCCGGTGCTCCTCTCCGGCCAAGACTGCATCCTCCACGCCCAG ACAGGTTCAGGGAAGACGCTGGCCTACCTCCTAGCGGTCTTCGCGGCGATCGACGTCGGACGGTCCTCGGTGCAGGCGCTGGTCATCGTGCCGACGCGGGAGCTCGGCATCCAG GTTACCAAGGTCGCCAGGCTTCTCGCGGCCAAGACTTGCAACGTCATGGCCTTGCTCGACGGCGGGATGCTGACGAGGCAAAAGAGCTGGTTAAAG GCAGAGCCCCCTGCGATAATTGTAGCAACCGTTGCAAGCTTGTGCCAGATGGTTGAGAAGCGTGCTTTCAGTCTTGGATCAATCAAAATATTAGTTATTGATGAG GTTGATTTCATTTTTGGATCGACAAAGCAAGTGAACTCCCTCCGCAAAATATTGAATTCTTACACAGCAGCTTCCAGCCGTCAGACCATATTTGCTAGCGCATCCATACCTCAGCACAATCGCTTTGTGCATGACTGCGTGCAACATAAATGGACCAAG AGCGATGTGGTTCATGTTCATGTCAACCCTGTACAACCCATGCCTTCACACCTACATCACACATATGTG ATCTGCAGCAAGAAGGAACGGTTGCATGTTTTGCTATCCTTGCTTGAGAGGGATGCACCAAAGTCAGTGATTATATTTGTCGCTCAACAG TCTGAGAAATCAAAAAGGGCTGGAAATCCTCCGTCGTCTACACTTGTTGTCGAGTTCCTGAGGACAGAATACAAAGGCACCCTAGAGGTGCTTGTACTAGAAGAAGATATGAACTTCAATGCTCGGGCCACCTCATTCACT GAAGTCAAGGGAAAAGGTTTCCTGCTGGTTTCTACTGACATAGCGAGCAGAGGGTTTGACCTTCCGCAGACCAGCCACATATACAACTTCGACCTTCCTAAGACGGCGACCGACTACCTCCACCGTGCCGGAAGAACCGGGAGAGAACCGTTCTCCAAGTCAGAGTGCAGCGTGACGACACTCATAACGGAGGAGGAGCACTTCGTGCTACAGAGGTTCCAGAACGAGCTCAAGTTCCACTCTCAACGGCTGCCCTTGGAGTCCATGTTCACTTTCAACCTGTAA
- the LOC123445678 gene encoding transcription initiation factor IIA subunit 2-like, with the protein MADAFDMYRRSVIGVALLETLNEMVDCGKLSLDLAINVLLQFDKSMSHALDKHVTSRATFKGGNLRTYRYYDSVWTLNLRNTTFKNEEIEVVLPKVMIVACDMRLIAEPEEPITCQQCQ; encoded by the exons ATGGCGGATGCGTTCGACATGTACCGGCGGTCGGTGATCGGCGTGGCCCTGCTGGAGACGCTGAACGAGATGGTCGACTGCGGCAAGCTCAGCCTCGACCTCGCCATCAACGTCCTCCTGCAGTTCGACAAG TCCATGTCCCACGCGCTGGATAAGCATGTCACGAGCAGGGCCACCTTCAAG GGCGGCAATCTGCGCACGTACAGGTACTACGACAGTGTGTGGACTCTCAACCTGAGAAACACGACGTTCAAGAACGAGGAGATCGAAGTCGTCCTCCCCAAGGTGATGATCGTGGCCTGTGATATGAGACTGATTGCCGAGCCTGAAGAACCTATTACTTGCCAGCAGTGCCAGTAG